The genomic DNA GCTGTCTGAGACCGCGGCAGACCGCCTCGAGACCATCGCGGTCAACAATGAACTCGGAAGCGGAATGCAGGTTGCGCTGAAAGACCTCGAGTTGCGTGGCGCTGGAAACCTTCTCGGGGCTGAGCAGGCGGGCCACATCGCCGGGGTCGGTTTCGACCTGTACTTGCGCATGATCGGTGAGGCAGTGTCGGCTTTCCGGGGCGATGACACCGAGGGGCCGGCCGAACTGCGGTTGGAGTTGCCGGTACAAGCGCGTATTCCCGAGTCATACATCGACAGCGAGCGGCTGCGCCTTGAGGCGTACCAGAAGCTCTCCGCTGCGGCATCCGCAACCGCCAAAGACGATGCGCTGGATGCCGTCATTGATGAACTCCGCGACCGCTATGGCGAGCCGCCCGCCGATGTCGACGGCCTTGTCGCAGTCGCCCAACTCCGCCGTCGTGCCGCGCGTGCAGGTCTCGCTGACGTCGTCGCTATGGGGCCCAACTTACGCATTGCGCCCGCGCATTTGGCGGATTCCATGCGCATTCGGTTGCAGCGCCTTTACCCCAAAGCGAAGTTGATTTCAGGCGGAGACGCGATGGTCGTGCCGCTACCGACGGCCTCTGACGGAGCGGTATCGGATGCCGCCCTGTTGCAGTGGGTGGCAACGCTCCTTGATCAGCTTTTCCCGGCTCCGGTCGCTGAGAGTGCGCCGCAGCCGACGTCCGATGGGGGCGCCAAGGCGACTTCCGCCTAGGAGCCCCTACCGGTTCGTGTCAACCGGTGTTCTGAAGCCCAGCGGCGACCCCGCTGACCGAAAGCAGCAGGAGCCGCTGAAGGTCGGGATCGGGCGTTGGCTGATCGGCAGGTGCATCCCGCAGAGCTCTGAGCGCTCGCAGCTGCAGCAGTGACAGCGCATCGACGTAAGGACTGCGAAGCTTGACGGCACGCTGCAAGACGGGCTTGTTCTCGAGCAGACCCGTGCCTCCGGCAATCCGGATGACCCAAGACTGCGTGAGGGTCATCTCGTCCATGACCAGGTCAGCAAGATCTTGCCGATCACCGAGTTCGAGATAGCGTCGCGCGATACGGTCGTCGGCCTTGGCAAGGCTCATACCGACGTTGTCGATCATCGTGCGAAACAGTGGCCACTCGGCGTAAGCCTTCTTGAGCCGCTCTTCGTCGCCGACGGCTTCGAGCGCTGTACCGAGGCCGAACCAGCCGGCGAGGTTGATACGTGCCTGAGTCCATGCGAAAACCCACGGAATGGCGCGGAGATCTTCGAGCGACTCAACCGAGAGCCCGCGACGAGCGGGACGTGAACCGAGCGCGAGCAGACCCACTTCTTCCATGGGTGTGACTGTTGCAAACCACGGAGCGAAGCCGGGCGCCTTGACGAGGCTGAAGAATCGTTCGCGCGATGCCGAATCCATCGTCGCTGCGATGTCTGCGTAGGTTTCGGCAGCCGAGGAGTTCCGTGTTTCGTTCGACGGCGATGATGCCTGCAAAATTGCGGCCGCCACCTGGTCGATGTGACGCTTCGCAATCGTTGCGTCACCGTAGCGAGCGAAAATGACTTCGCCCTGCTCGGTGAGTTTGAATCGACCGTCAACGGAGTGCGGGGGCTGGGCAAGGATTGCGCTGTTGGCCGGTCCGCCGCCGCGGCCCAGAGCGCCGCCACGCCCGTGGAACAGGGTCAATTCGATGTTCTCGTCCTTGGCCCACGCCGCGATTTTTGCCTGCGCCTCATACAGCGCGAGGGTCGCCGCGACCGGTCCGACATCCTTCGATGAGTCGGAGTAGCCGAGCATCACTTCAAGGCGTCGCTCCGTCGCCGTAAGACGCGCGGCAAACGTGGGATGGTCGATGATCTCGGCCAGAATGCCGGGTGCAGCCTGGAGATCGGCAAAAGTCTCGAAGAGTGGCACGACATCGAGCACCGGCACAGCCGAGTCAGCACCCATCGCGAACCGCGCCAGTTTGTGCACGTTCTCGAGGTCTTCTGCCGACTGCGTGAACGAGACGATGTAGCGACCCGCGGCCCGCGGCCCGAAGCGCTCCTGAATGAATGCAATCGAGCGGAACACCTCGAGAACTTCTTCCGTCTGCTCGCTGCGCGCCCCGCCTGCTTCGAGTTCCTCGAGTACCTTCTTGTGCACCGCGGAGTGCTGTCGCACTTCGAGCTCGGCCAGGTGGAAACCGTAGGTCTCGACCTGCCAGATCAGCTCTTGCAGATTGCCATATGCCTGGCGGGCAGCACCGGCGGCTACCAACGAATCCTGCACGATACGCAGATCGGCGAGCAGCTCTTCGGGGTCGCCGTATGCAAGATCGGCGTTACGTGTTCGGGTGGCCGCGATCTTTCGGGCGACGAGCAGCACGATGCGACGGTGCGGCTCGTCGGGTGAGCGCTTGGCGATGTCGGCAGCAGCTTCTTCGTCGGACGCGCGAAGCTGACGCCACAGCGACATCAGTTCGTCGCTGGGCGGAGTCGACGTGCCGTCGAGGGTCAGCCCCCGGCCGATCCGGCTCGTGGCGCGCTCGAGTCCGAGCAGCACGTGTTCGCTCGCAATTCCCGCGGCTTTACGAGTGATGGATGCGGTGACAAACGGGTTTCCGTCGCGGTCACCTGCGACCCAGGAACCGACACGCACGAAGGGGCGCACAACCGGCGCCGCGTGGCCCGAAAGTCCGGGCTGCAGCGTGTCATCGATGCGGCGGTACACCTGCGGGACAGATGTGAAGAGGGTGTCGTCGAAGACCGCCATGACCGCGCGAACTTCGTCGGTGGGCGAGGGCTTTTCCGGGCGAAGGGGAGCGGTGCGCCACAGCGTGTCGATTTCTTCGAGCATCTGGCGCTGGCGTCGACGCTTGTCGCCACCGTGGGTTGCGGCATCCTGCTCGTCCAGAAGCACCGACAGCCGGCGGATGCCGGTAGACACGGCGCGGCGGCGAGCCTCGGTGGGGTGCGCGGTGAATACCGGGTGGAAGCGCAGCGCCTGAAGGCGCTCGAGTGCCTTTTCGCTACCGATCTCGGCGGTAAGGCTCGTGAAAGCGCCGCCGACGGAATCCGTGGCATCGGCGCGTTCGGGCTGTCCGTCACGGTCACGAAGAATGCGCACGCGCTGGTGTTCTTCGGCGAGGTTCACGAGGTGGAAGTACGCCGTGAATGCTCGCGCGACTTCGTCGGCCCTCGCGACAGAGAACGAGTCGGCAACAGCTGTTGCCCGCTCGAAAGCTTCCGGGGTTTCATCGGTATAGGCCTGAATCGTTGCGATTCGAAGCCGCTCGACGTCTTCGTAGAGGCCGGGAGATCCGCTTTCACGAAGTACTCGCCCGAGAAGGGAGCCGAGTAGACGCACGTCGCCGCGCATGTTTTCAGGGATTTCTTGACCAGCCTCGAAGCGTCCGACGAGGTCGACGGCTTCCGTGGGGGTGGGTTCACGCATATACCCACGCTAGCGGGCCTGTGTTTCTTCTTCGTCACGCCATCACCGGTAGGCTGGTATCTGGTGTGCCGGGAAGTCTGGTCGGCGATGTTTCTGTGACCCCCCTGCTTCCTACGGAAGGAAATCCGTGTCTCTTTTGCGCTCAGATCGTTTTCCCGCGATTGTGCTGCTCGCCGCTGCCGCTCTCGGCCTCATTCTCGCCAATTCGGCGGCGGGACCGTTCGCACAGGATGTGCAACACGCCTATATCGGTATCCCCGGCATTTTTGAACTTTCTGTCGGGCACTGGATCGCCGACGGACTGCTTGTCTTCTTTTTCTTCGTCGTGGCTGTCGAGTTGCAGTACGAACTCACGAAAGGCCAGCTTGCCTCGGCACGGAAGGCTCTCCAGCCAGCGATCGCCGCCGCCGGTGGTGTCATCGTTCCGATCATCGTCTTTCTGATTTTCACAGCGGGAAGCGATGTAACCTCGGGCTGGCCCATCCCGACTGCAACCGACATCGCGTTCGCTCTCGGGGTACTTGCGGTCTTCGGCCGTGGCCTGCCCTCGGGTGTTCGGATCTTTCTGCTTGCGCTCGCGATCCTGGACGACATCGTCGGAATCGTCTTCATCGCGGTGCTTTTCACCTCGGATGTCAACTACGCGCTTCTCGGTCTTGCTGTGCTGACCGTGGCGGCCTTCGGTTTTGTGAGTCGGATGCTGGATAGCCGCGCCAAGGGCCTCATCATCACGATTCTCATCGTGTTGGCAATTGCGACATGGGTGCTCGTTTATCTTTCCGGTGTGCACGCCACGATCGCTGGCGTCGCGCTCGGACTGGTGATGGCGCAGCAGCCGGCTTTGCGGGTTCGTCATGAGATGGAGCCGTGGGTCAACGGGATCGTGCTACCGCTCTTCGCGTTCTCGTCTGCGCTCGTGATCATTCCCAACGTTCCGCTGGCTGAGCTTTCTCCGGCTTTCTGGGGAATCCTGGTCGCACTGCCTGTCGGCAAGATCATCGGAATCACGATTTTCGGGTGGATTTCACAGCGCGTCGTGCAGGGCGGGGGCAAGCGGCTTCCGATCGGCGACCTCCTGGCCGCGGGAGCTCTGGGCGGAATCGGGTTCACGGTTTCGCTGCTGCTTTCTGAGCTTGCCTTCGCGAGCAACGATGAGGTTCGTGACGAGGCCACACTCGGTGTGCTTGCCGGGTCAGGTATCGCCGTCATTCTGGCGGCCGTGATCGTGTCGTGGCGCGCACGTTACTACCGCCGGATCGCCGCCGCCGAGGGGTCGACCGAAAGCGCAGCAACAGCGTGAGGAACGATCCCCTGCGCGACGCAGTGAGAGCGATGCACGACATCCGTGATCGCTGCGTGTGGACGCAGGGGATCGACCACCGTGACCTTGTTCCTTACTTGATCGAAGAGAGCGCTGAGCTCGTCGATGCTGTGGAAACCGGCACGCGTGCCGATCTGCGCGAAGAGCTCGGTGATGTGCTCTGGCAGGTGCTTTTTCATGCCGAGATCGCTTCGCGCGACATCGCCGATCCGTTCGACATAGACGACGTTGCGCGCGGTCTCACCGAAAAAATGGTGCGACGGCATCCCCACGTCTTCGCGGGGGAGACGGCGCGTACCCCCGAAGAGGTGCTCGTGCTGTGGAACGCGGCAAAGGCCGCAGAAAAGCATGAGCGCCGCAGCGTGCTCGACGGCGTTTCACCGCACATGCCGTCGCTCGCTCTCGCGCAAAAAGTGCTCGGTAAAGCCGCGCAAGTCGGCGTCGTGCCGCAAAAAGCTGAGTCGAAAATTGTCGACGAGGCAGACCTCGGTGACGCGTTGCTGAACCTTGTCGCTACGGCCAGAGCGCATGGGCTCGACGCCGAAAGAGCCCTGCGTGAACGGCTGCGTCAACTTCAGGACGACGTTCGCGGCGCTGAACAAAGTACCGCCGCGTCGGATGCGTCTGACAAACTGAAAGAATAGGCACGTGCCCTCGGTCAATCCTCCGCGCGGAATGCGCGACATCCTGCCCGCCGAAAAGAGCCGCCGTGAACGCGTGCTCTCTGTCATCCGCGATCGCTACAGCGCGCACGGTTTCGACGAGATCGAAACCCCGGTCATGGAGGAGTACGCGCGCCTGCACGCCGGTATCGGCGGAGACAACGAAAAACTCGCCTTCAACGTCATGAAGCGCGGACTCGATGCTGAGGCCATTCGTGCTGCAGCCGACGACCCAGCGTCTCTGACGGACTTGGGCCTTCGCTACGACCTCACAGTTCCATTGGCGCGCTTCTACGCGACTCACCGTGCGGAACTACCCACTGTGTTTCGCGCGATTCAGATCGCGCCGGTCTGGCGTGCGGAGCGTCCACAAAAGGGGCGCTATCGCCAGTTCATGCAGTGCGATATCGATATCATCGGCGACGCCTCATCTCGAGCAGAAGCCGAACTCATCGTCGCGAGCCTCGACGCTCTCGACGCTCTTCAGCTCACTGGCGCGAGCGTGCGTATCAATGACCGACGTGCACTCGATTGGATGCTCGAAGCTTTCGGTTTCAGCGAAGCAGAGCGCCCTGGCGTGCTCATCACAATCGACAAGCTCGACAAAGTCGGCGCGCAAGGCGTGATCGCCGAGCTTCGTTCGCGAGACGCGACAGTTTCGGCAGTGGATGCTTTCGAGCTCTTCTTGACCGGCGAACATCCGTCGGTCGCCGAGATCTTCGGCGGAGAGCAGATTCGTGGCATGCTCCCGGACGGTGCGCCCGACGAGATCGTTGAGCACCTCGTGTCTCTCGGTACCGCGGTCGCTGCTGCCCGCGATGGCGCTGCGGTTCCCCTCGTTTTCGACCCTTTTCTCGTACGCGGGATGGGCTACTACACCGGGACCATTTTCGAGCTGGCACACCCATCGGTGAGTTATTCGCTCGGCGGTGGCGGGCGCTATGACGGCATGATCGGCCGTTTCCTGGGTCAAGAAGTGCCGGCGGTGGGCTTTTCCATCGGCTTCGAGCGCATTGTCGATCTCGTCGATGCCCAAGACCTCAGTGAAGCGGCGGCAGTTGTCATCGTCCACGACAGGGATGTGCCAATGGTCGAGTTGCTCGCAGCCAAGAGTGCTTTCGTCGCCGAGGGTGCGCGGGTACGCCTCGAGCAGCGCACGAAGAACGTGAAGGGGCTGCTTGAGCGTGCGGCATCCGATGGCTACCGCCAGTTCGCGATGCTGCAGGCCGGTCAATCCGCTGAATCTCTCGAGTTGAAGCCGCTCGCGTAAGTCGCCAATTCTCCGCTGCACGGCGTGACCCCTGGCAGCGGCGGCTCAGATCGCTAGACTCGGGAGAGGACCGACGTTGCTCCGTGAAACTTTTCTCCACTACCCAAGGAGTCCTCTGTGGCACTAATTGAGGCTGTCAACGCGCGCGAGATTCTCGACTCACGCGGAAACCCGACCGTCGAGGTGGAGGTGTTGCTCGACGATGGCATCGTCCAGCGCGCGGCAGTTCCCTCCGGCGCATCGACCGGTGCGTTCGAAGCATATGAATTGCGCGATGGCGACAAGGACCGCTACAACGGCAAGGGCGTGCTCAAGGCCGTTGCTGCTGTCATCGATGAGCTCGGACCCGCTATCGAGGGCGTCGACGCCAGCGAGCAGCGCATGATCGATCAAATCCTGATCGACACCGATGGCACCGAAAACAAGTCGCGCACCGGCGCGAACGCCATCCTCGGCGTCAGCCTCGCCGTTGCGAAGGCCGCAGCCGATTCGGCTGACCTGCCGCTCTTCCGGTACCTCGGCGGACCGAACGCTCACGTCATGCCCGTTCCGCTGTTCAACGTGATCAACGGTGGCGAACACGCCGACAACGGCATCGACTGCCAGGAATTCTTCCTCGCACCCATCGGTGCGTCGAGCTTTGCCGAAGCGCTCCGTTGGGGTGCGCAGACCTACCACGTACTGCGCAGCGAGCTAAAGGCCGCTGGCTACGCAACCGGCCTCGGCGACGAGGGCGGTTTCGCCCCCGACCTTCCCAGCAACCGTGAGGGTCTTGACTTCCTCGTGCGTGCTATCGAGAAGGCGGGCTTCACGCCCGGAACCGACATCGCGCTCGGCCTCGACGTTGCCGCGACAGAGTTCTTCAACGACGGCGTCTACCGCTTCGACAAGAAGGACTGGACTGCAGCCGAACTCACCGATTACTACGTCGACCTCGTGGACGCTTACCCGATCGTTACGATCGAGGACGCTCTTGCAGAGGATGACTGGGACAACTGGAAGCACCTCACCGACAAGCTCGGTACAAAGACGCAGCTCGTCGGCGACGACCTGTTCGTTACGAATCCGGCACGTCTCGCCGATGGCATCTCGCGCGGCGTCGCCAACTCGCTGCTCGTCAAGGTGAACCAGATCGGTACCCTCACCGAGACGCTAGACGCCGTTGAGATGGCGCACCGCGCCGGCTACACGTCGATGTTCTCTCACCGTTCGGGCGAGACCGAGGACACCACGATCGCCGACCTGGTTGTCGCAACCAACTCGGGCCAGATCAAGAGCGGCGCGCCCGCACGCAGCGAGCGTGTCGCGAAATACAATCAGCTTCTGCGCATTGAAGAAGAACTCGGCGATGCAGCGACCTTCATCGGCCGCGCCGCGTTCCCGCGCTTCAAAGGCTAAGCACTAAGTACGGCAAGTAGTAAGGAAGGGGGAGTCATGTCGAAACCGACGGCTCCCCCTTCTGCTTTGTCCGGAAAGACGCCGCGGCGGCCGGGCGGGTCGGCACGTCAAGTCGATGCGCGTGAGTGGCTCGGTGGCATCCGGCTCTCGGGCTTCATGGTCATCATGTTGGGCCTCGTCGTGCTGGGTGTTTTCGTTCTTGTGCCGACATTCGGCACCTATCTCGATCAGCGTCAGCAGATCGACGCGCTCGAGAATTCGATCCAGCTGACCAAAGATGACGTCGCTGACCTGGAAGCACAGCGTGATCGCTGGAGCGATCCGGCTTACATCACCACTCAGGCGAGAGAGCGCCTGTACTACTTCAACCCGGGCGAGGTCGGCTACCTCATCGACAATGACCTGCCAGAGTCGGCGATTCCGCAAGAAGAAGCCCCGATCAGCACTGATGTCGAGCAGGCAAAAACTGACTGGATGACGCAGATGGTCCGGTCGGTCACGGCCGCTGGCCTCGCGCAAACTGCGACTGAAGTAGACGACGACGGTACTCTGTCGCAGTGACTACTCCGCCTTTTGCGCCCGTAACCGATGCAGAGTTGGCGGTCGTACGCGCCCAACTCGGACGCCCCGCCCGGGGAGTCGTGGGGATCGCTGCGCGCTGCGTGTGCGGCAATCCGACGGTTGTCGCAACGACCCCGCGACTCGACGACGGAACGCCGTTCCCGACGTTCTACTACTTGACCCACCCCGGGGCGACAGCCGCGATGTCGGTGCTCGAGGCTGAGCACATCATGCGTGAGCTGCAGGATTCTCTCGCTGAAGATGACGAGATCGCTGCCGCGTACACGCGTGCACATGAGGCATATCTCGCAGATCGTGCGCACTACGGCGACGTCGAGGAGATTAAGGGGATTTCGGCCGGCGGCATGCCAGTACGAGTGAAATGTCTGCATGCTCTTGCGGGGCATGCGCTCGCAGCCGGACCCGGCGTCAACCCCATCGGCGACGAGGCCCTCGCTCGGAGCACGTGGTCGCCTGAGCGTTGCACATGCGCTGAACCGAACGCCACGAGTGCCGGGGCGCAATGAGGCGGCCTTTTCTTGCCGCAGCGACGGGCGCGCTTGTGGCGGCTCTCGCTCTCATTCTTACTGCCGGCGCTGCAGTACCCGCGACTCCTAATGTTGACCCGGTTCGTCAAGCCGAATATTGGCTAGATGACTACGGGGTGAGCGCGGCATGGCAGACGACGCGTGGCGTGGGCACGCGCATCGCGATCATTGACACCGGTATCGGCTACGCGCCCGAGTTCGATGGTGCCGTCGTGGGCGGGACTGACATGTCAGGGCTCGGTTCGCCCGACGGCCGCACGCCCGTTGGTGGAGCGGACTCGAATCACGGCAGTTGGGTAGCGTCCCTCGCAGCATCCCGTGGGCTACCAGATGGCACCGGGATGCTGGGGGTCGCCCCGCAAGCGGAGCTCCTGTCGGTGTCGGTAGGTTTCGGTGTGGAGTCATCGGTACCGTTCGTGACACAGGTGGCCGACGGCATCCGCTGGGCCGTTGACAACGGCGCAGATGTCATCAACATGTCGTTTACGACGAACACTTTGGATTGGGACCCCAGCTGGGACGACGCATTCCTGTACGCATTTGACCACGACGTCGTTGTCGTTGTTGCGGCGGGCAACCGCGGAGCCGGCACCGATCAGATCGGCGCACCGGCGACGATTCCGGGCGTACTGGTAGTCGGTGGTGTCGACCCGGAAGGGAACGCGAGTCAAGAAGCATCAACGCAGGGTGTCACGATCGGTGTCTCGGCGCCGAGTGAACGACTACTCGGGGTCTCGGCCGACGGTAACGTCGTGCTGTGGAACGGGACGAGCGGTGCTGCGCCCATAGTGTCGGCCGTCGCTGCCCTCGTGCGCTCCGCCAACCCGGGTATGAGCGCAGCCGATGTCATCAACCACATCGTGTCGACAGCAACGCCCGCAGCCGCGGCCACATCGGTACCCGATGTGCTTTACGGCTACGGGCTGGTCAATGCTGAGGCGGCAGTGACGACATGGCTCCCATCGGTGACGGAGAACCCGATGGGAAGCCTCTCTGAGTGGATTCGCCTCTACCGTCGGGCAGACGCGGGAAGCGACCCCGAGCCAAGCGCGAACCCCGTGACGATTGCTCCGCTCGAGCCGCCCGAGGAAGCGATAAACGACGCGTCAGCGCTCATTCCGACCGCTGCGTCACTGACGTACGGGACTCTTCCGCTCGTTGCCGTGACGGTCCCGGCTATACTGGGAGCGCTCGGCGTCACCGCTGCTGTCCGACGTATCCGTTCGGCGCGCCACTCTCGTACGCCAACCCGTTAACTGTCTAGGAGTAATTCCACTGTGACTAGCACTGTGCCCAAGATCCTTATCGTCGGTGGCGGATACGCCGGTTTCTACACCGCATGGAAGCTTGAAAAGCACTTGCGCAAGGGTGAAGCCATGGTCACCATGGTCGACCCGCTGCCCTACATGACCTACCAGCCGTTCCTTCCCGAGGTCGCTGCTGGCGAGATCGAACCGCGTAATGCGGTTGTCGGTCACCGTCGCCACCTCAAGACCACCAAGGTGGTCGGCGCGAAGGTGACCGGCATCAACCACGCGACGAAGACGGCAACGATTACGCCGCCCGTGGGTGAGCCGTGGACCGAGACATACGACCAGATCGTTGTCACAGCCGGCGCGGTTTCGCGTACCTTCCCGATCCCCGGTATCGCCGACAATGCGATCGGACTCAAGTCGATCGAAGAAGCTGTTGCGATCCGTGACCGCATCATCACGAACTTCAACAAGGCCGAGAACCTGCCCGCAGGTCCCGAGCGCGACCGTCTCCTGACTGTCGTCGTCGTCGGCGGTGGCTTCGCTGGTATCGAGGTTTTCGCCGAGCTGCGGGCGATGGCATCGTCGCTGCTGAAGGATCGCCCCGGCATCCGTTTCGAAGACACGCACTTCCACCTCATCGAGGCCATGGGTCGCATCATGCCCGAGGTTTCGCTGAAAACGTCGGAGTGGGTCTTGAAAGACCTCGCCAAGCGTGGTGCTCACGTCCACCTCGACACTCAGGTCAAGGGTGCCGTCGACGGCAACGTCGAGCTCTCGACCGGTGAAGTACTGCCAACCGACGTCATCGTCTGGACCGCTGGCGTGATGGCCAACCCCACCGTCGTTCGTGGCGGAGACCTTCCTGTTGAAGAGCGTGGGCGCATTCAGACCCGCGCAGATTTGCGCGTCGGTACTGCCGAGGAGCCCCTGGAGGGCGCCTGGGCCGCTGGCGACGTCGCCGCAGTTCCTGACCTCAGCGGTGGCGGTGTCGGCGGCTTCTGCGTGCCGAACGCTCAGCACGCTGTGCGTCAGGCGAAGCTCATGGCCAAGAACGTCGTCGCGGTGCTTCGCGGCGAGCTGCCCCGCGAATACAAGCACAAGAACCTCGGTGCCGTTGCTGGCCTCGGGCTCTACAACGGTGTGTTCCAGTCGGGCAACATCGCGCTCAAGGGCTTCATCGCCTGGTGCGCCCACCGCGGTTACCACGGTCTGGCAATGCCGTCGTGGGAGCGCAAGTGGCGCGTCATCGGAGACTGGTGGCTCAACTTCTGGATGGGGCGCGACAACGTTTCGCTGATCGCCGTGCAGACGCCCCGCCACTACTTCGAGGAGTTTGCTACTCGTCCCCGTCCCGCTGAAGCTGAGGCGAAGCCTGCCGCAGAGAAGGCTCCGGCCGCAAAGAAGCCGGCTGCGAAGAAGCCCGCCGTAAAGAAGGCAGCAACGCCGAAGACTGACGCCGTCGAAAGCTGAAGTCGCGTTACGGTGGACTCGCCGTAATTGGCGATGCCCCCGTAGCCCAATGGCAGAGGCAGGCGACTTAAAATCGCTCCAGTGTGGGTTCGAGTCCCACCGGGGGTACTGCTTTAAAAAGCCCGTTTCTCTTGATTCGTTGAGAGAAGCGGGCTTTTTGTTTCTCGCTTTTTGCCTGCCGCTCGCAGTACATCGCCGTAGGGTGATCAGACAACCGTCTCGACGAGGAAGCGTGGTGGTATGAGCATCGACCTACTGGCATCGGCCCAGGGCGCGGCAGAACCGTGGCGTCGCCCCGACGAATACTGGGGGTCGCTGAGCACTGCAGTGGCCGACGTCTCGGGTCCGGTTGCGGTGCTCGATCTCGGCGCTTTGCGCTACAACGCGCTCGACATGGTGGTGCGCTCAAGCGGCGTGCCTATCCGTGTCGCGAGCAAGTCGGTGCGGGTACGCGAGGTTGTCGATTCAACGCTGCGTGTGCCCGGGTACCACGGCATCCTGGCTTTCACTCTGCCCGAAGCGCTCTGGCTCGCGGAGGACCACGACGATGTCGTTCTGGGTTATCCCACCGTCGACAGGGGAGCGCTGCGGGTGCTTATCGCCGACGAGCATGCCGCCGCGCGCATCACGCTCATGGTCGATGACGTAGCACAGCTCGACCTCATCGACTCGCTCGCGGCACCGGGCACTCGGGCCGCAGTAAGGCTCGCTATCGACGCCGACGCTTCGTGGCGCTCCAGCGCGATGGGGCACGTGGGTGTGCGTCGATCGCCGCTACATGAACCGCACGAGGTCGCCGCGTTCGCCCGCAAGATCGCAGGACGCGACGGCTTTCACCTCGTGGGCCTCATGATGTACGAAGCGCAGATCGCCGGGCAACCGGACGCTGCGGGCCCGGCGGACCCGGTCATCAGATGGATGCAGCGGCGCTCCGGCGCGGAACTGCTCGAGCGACGCGCGGCCATCGTCGAAGCTGTGTCTTCCGTCTCGCCCCTTGAGTTCGTGAACGGTGGCGGAACGGGCTCGCTCGAGTTGACGTCATCCGATCACGCGGTAACCGAAGTCACCGCAGGCAGTGGACTGTTCGCGGGACACCTGTTCGATCACTACCGGGTGTTTTCACCGGCGCCCGCCGCGGCATTCTCCCTCGAAGTCGTGCGAAAACCGACAGACGACATCGCGACCGTGCTCGGCGGTGGGTGGATTGCGTCGGGCCCGCCTGTGGCCTCCCGCCAGCCGATTCCAGCGTGGCCCGAGGGGCTTCATACGCTGGGGCGCGAGGGTGCGGGCGAAGTGCAGACCCCACTGCAAGGTCAGGCAGCGCGCTCACTTCGAGTGGGAGATCGGGTGTGGTTTCGACACGCGAAGAGCGGTGAGCTCGCGGAGCGGGTCGATCGCTATCAGCTCGTTGAGAACGGAGCGATCGTGGGAGAAACACCGACGTATCGCGGCGAGGGAAAGGCGTTCCTGTGACCCGGCCCGGGGGAGTATGGCGTAATTGGGCGCGCACCGCCGCGGCTCGCCCACAGCGCGTTGAATATCCCACCAGTATCGGTGCAGTTCAACGTGCTGTGCGAGCGGCGGCCACGCGAGGACTTCTCATTAAAGCCGTAGGCGCCGGTCACAGCTTCACCGATATCGCAGCGACTACCGGAGTGCTCCTCGACCTCGCGGACCTCACCGGTCTGGTCGCGATCGACCGCGAGCGCGGTCGTGCAAGTTTTCGCGCGGGCACGCGACTGCATCAGATTCCGCGTCTCCTTGCTCCCTACGGGCTCGCGATGGCAAATCTCGGTGACATCGACCGGCAGACTATCGCTGGTGCAATATCGACCGGAACTCACGGCACGGGAGCCGACTTCGGCGGTATTTCGACTCAGGTGGTCGGCCTCAAAGTCGTGACCGCGGATGGTGAGCTCCTCACTATCGACGAAGAGCAGAACGCTGAGCTGCTACCGGCCTTCGCCCTGAG from Microbacterium endophyticum includes the following:
- a CDS encoding alanine racemase, translating into MSIDLLASAQGAAEPWRRPDEYWGSLSTAVADVSGPVAVLDLGALRYNALDMVVRSSGVPIRVASKSVRVREVVDSTLRVPGYHGILAFTLPEALWLAEDHDDVVLGYPTVDRGALRVLIADEHAAARITLMVDDVAQLDLIDSLAAPGTRAAVRLAIDADASWRSSAMGHVGVRRSPLHEPHEVAAFARKIAGRDGFHLVGLMMYEAQIAGQPDAAGPADPVIRWMQRRSGAELLERRAAIVEAVSSVSPLEFVNGGGTGSLELTSSDHAVTEVTAGSGLFAGHLFDHYRVFSPAPAAAFSLEVVRKPTDDIATVLGGGWIASGPPVASRQPIPAWPEGLHTLGREGAGEVQTPLQGQAARSLRVGDRVWFRHAKSGELAERVDRYQLVENGAIVGETPTYRGEGKAFL